The genomic region ACAGGCACTTTTATTATCAAGTCTTCTCCGTCTCTGCCTTTCATATTACTGCCTTTACCGTGTTGTCCCTTTTGTGCCTTGTATGTTTTTTTATATTTATGATCAAGAAGTGTATGGAGTTCACAGGAAGCCTGAATTATTACATCTCCTCCTTTGCCACCATCTCCGCCATCAGGTCCTCCTCTTGGAACATACTTTTCTCTCCGGAAGCTAATACAACCTCTTCCACCATCACCGGCTTTCACATAGATTTTTACATAGTCAACAAATTGCATAGGATTGAAGAGGGTGGCATTAGCCACCCCAGAGTTTTATTGGGCAGGTTCTGTGACAGGATAAACGCTTACTTTCAGTCTTTGCCTGTCTTTTCTTTCAAATTTAACAACTCCATCAATCAATGCAAAAAGAGTATAATCAGAGCCTACACCTACATTAGCTCCGGGATGAAACTTCGTTCCTCTTTGACGAACGAGGATATTTCCAGCTTTTACAAACTGGCCACCAAATCTTTTTACACCAAGTCTTTTAGCCTGACTATCTCTTCCATTTCTTGAGCTTCCAACACCTTTTTTATGTGCCATTTTATCCTCCTATGATTTCTTTTATCCTTACTTTAGTATACCATTGTCTGTGACCTTTAAGTCTATGAACAGCCTTTTTTGATGGAGGTCTGTAAACGAGGACCTTTTTATCCTTTGCAGTTTCGATCACCTGAGCTTTTACTTTCAGTCCTTCAATGTAGGGAGAGCCTATTTTAACTCCTTCATTACCCTGAAAAAGTAACACCCTGTCAAACATTACTTCATTTCCTGGTTCAACATTAAGTTTTTCAATTTTTAATACATCTCCCACTTTAACCTTAAACTGTTTCC from Thermodesulfovibrio sp. 3907-1M harbors:
- the rpmA gene encoding 50S ribosomal protein L27 is translated as MAHKKGVGSSRNGRDSQAKRLGVKRFGGQFVKAGNILVRQRGTKFHPGANVGVGSDYTLFALIDGVVKFERKDRQRLKVSVYPVTEPAQ
- the rplU gene encoding 50S ribosomal protein L21, with protein sequence MYAIIETGGKQFKVKVGDVLKIEKLNVEPGNEVMFDRVLLFQGNEGVKIGSPYIEGLKVKAQVIETAKDKKVLVYRPPSKKAVHRLKGHRQWYTKVRIKEIIGG